In the Thermodesulfovibrio yellowstonii DSM 11347 genome, one interval contains:
- a CDS encoding YbaB/EbfC family nucleoid-associated protein: protein MSKKMFGEIMRQAQKIQEEIQKKQEEVKKMTVEATSGGGMVTVQANGAGEIVSIKIDREVVNPDDIEMLEDLVLAAVNEAIKRAHELAQSEMAKVSMPFNLPGMPDLSSLFGKL, encoded by the coding sequence ATGTCTAAAAAAATGTTTGGTGAAATAATGAGACAGGCTCAGAAAATTCAAGAAGAAATTCAGAAAAAACAAGAAGAAGTAAAAAAAATGACTGTTGAAGCAACATCAGGTGGTGGCATGGTTACTGTTCAAGCAAATGGTGCTGGAGAGATAGTTTCAATAAAAATTGATAGAGAAGTTGTAAACCCTGATGATATTGAAATGCTTGAAGATTTAGTTCTTGCTGCTGTAAATGAAGCAATAAAAAGAGCTCATGAACTCGCCCAAAGTGAAATGGCTAAGGTTTCCATGCCATTTAATCTTCCTGGCATGCCTGATTTAAGCAGTCTTTTTGGCAAACTATGA
- the recR gene encoding recombination mediator RecR, producing the protein MSNPLENLIENLCKLPGIGRKTAQRLAFFIMNMPENEALEIAEAIINLKKKAKFCSVCFNITENEKCNICSNSIRDHSIICVVEEPSNIILFEKTGYKGVYHVLGGNISPVDGLTPDKLKIKELEERVKTGQIREVIISTSPNTKGELTAQWIADLLKKYNVKISRIAYGLPIGIDIEFADEVTLSKALEGRKPVNV; encoded by the coding sequence ATGAGCAATCCCTTAGAAAATCTTATTGAAAACCTGTGTAAATTGCCAGGCATTGGCAGAAAAACTGCTCAAAGACTGGCATTTTTTATAATGAATATGCCTGAAAACGAAGCTCTTGAAATTGCTGAGGCAATTATAAATTTGAAAAAGAAAGCCAAATTTTGCTCTGTTTGTTTTAATATAACTGAAAATGAAAAATGTAACATATGCAGTAATTCTATAAGAGACCATTCAATTATCTGCGTGGTAGAAGAACCGAGCAATATAATTTTATTTGAAAAAACAGGTTATAAAGGTGTATATCATGTTCTTGGTGGAAATATATCACCTGTTGATGGATTAACTCCTGATAAACTAAAAATAAAAGAACTGGAAGAAAGAGTTAAAACAGGACAAATCCGTGAAGTAATTATTTCAACAAGTCCAAACACCAAAGGAGAACTTACAGCTCAATGGATTGCTGATTTATTAAAAAAATACAATGTAAAAATTTCAAGAATTGCTTATGGACTTCCAATAGGTATTGACATTGAATTTGCAGATGAAGTAACATTGTCAAAGGCTTTGGAAGGAAGGAAGCCAGTTAATGTATGA
- a CDS encoding helix-turn-helix domain-containing protein produces MYEELKKRRLELKKTLEEIAEKTKIKKHCLQLIEEGKFDELPIEVYTRAYIKTYAESIGIDPSIILKDYEEYLKTKKQNVQQIELKPKFESEPEPKPEILKKSSDKKIFSLKKFPAWAMTAGIIFAVIFVIIFLIQFDKKEYEIPPPPSIKQEVISENTKVQEKIDKNEQKQEISVHQQSLKIEAIDKVWMRITIDDKEKKEFLLNPGQKIELQADKSFKLHIGNAGGVKILFNDKDLGKLGETGQVVYLNLPQDKN; encoded by the coding sequence ATGTATGAAGAATTAAAAAAAAGAAGATTAGAGCTTAAAAAAACATTAGAAGAAATTGCTGAAAAAACAAAAATAAAAAAACATTGTCTACAGTTAATAGAAGAAGGTAAATTTGATGAATTACCAATTGAAGTTTACACAAGAGCATATATTAAAACATATGCTGAAAGCATCGGAATTGATCCATCTATTATCTTAAAAGACTATGAAGAATACCTTAAAACAAAAAAACAAAATGTGCAACAAATTGAACTTAAACCTAAATTTGAATCTGAACCTGAACCTAAACCTGAAATTTTAAAAAAATCCTCAGATAAAAAAATTTTTTCTCTTAAAAAATTTCCTGCTTGGGCAATGACTGCGGGGATTATTTTTGCTGTTATTTTTGTTATAATTTTTCTTATTCAATTTGACAAAAAAGAATATGAAATACCTCCACCTCCCTCTATAAAACAAGAAGTAATATCAGAAAATACGAAAGTTCAAGAAAAAATAGATAAAAATGAACAAAAACAAGAAATATCTGTACATCAACAAAGTCTTAAAATTGAAGCTATTGATAAGGTATGGATGAGAATTACAATAGATGATAAAGAAAAAAAGGAGTTTCTCCTCAATCCAGGACAAAAAATAGAACTTCAAGCGGATAAATCTTTTAAACTCCATATAGGAAATGCTGGAGGCGTCAAAATCTTATTTAATGACAAAGATTTGGGAAAACTTGGAGAAACAGGACAGGTAGTATACCTTAATCTTCCACAGGACAAAAATTGA
- the rnr gene encoding ribonuclease R, giving the protein MKPEEVLDFIKKSGRPLSFREISESFGLKASERKKLKRMLKELLSQGKILRNRKGLYLTIKEAKLITGFFEAHKNGFGFVIPDSPKETDIFIPPHATMGAMHGDRVVARVEQRKKREGRIVRILERATRRVVGIVEKSGPIFYIQPRKKNINQQIVIASGDIKVNPGSLVLAEIVTYQAVNKPLVAKILKVFEKPKTPKEDIEILTYEYELPKKFSKEVSNFSEELSLKGISKKQFKNRVDLRELPTVTIDGENAKDFDDAVSIKKIRNGFILWVHIADVSHYIKWNSTIDGEARHRGTSVYLPDRVIPMLPPELSENLCSLLPKIPRLTFTVEMHFSNSGERKESLFYPSIIQTAERMTYTSVKKILIDKDKEEIKRYKPLVPYFEKMAELCEILKNKRKKRGSLDFDLPEPEVLLDIKGDPHAIIKAERNLAHFIIEEFMIAANEAVAEFLYSNNIPSLYRVHEEPETNKIQYITRIVKNLGILKQDLKPSDFHEFIEIIKGTPYEEIVNYLILRSLKQARYSSENVGHFGLASECYTHFTSPIRRYPDLVVHRILKEFLQKGKITKERQKELKEILPHIAIHSSRMERRADEVERDAIQIMRVWFMKDKVGEEFEGRVTMVTPEGLRVRLEEYYIEGFLHLSHMIDDFYQFDEKRYCLIGLKKKRKFTIGTKLNVRVSKVSLEEREIIFDLL; this is encoded by the coding sequence TTGAAACCCGAAGAAGTTTTAGATTTCATAAAAAAATCTGGAAGACCTTTGAGTTTTAGAGAAATATCAGAGTCCTTTGGTCTTAAAGCCTCGGAAAGAAAAAAACTGAAACGTATGCTTAAAGAACTTCTCTCGCAGGGAAAAATTTTAAGAAATAGAAAAGGACTCTATCTAACCATTAAAGAAGCAAAATTAATAACAGGATTTTTTGAGGCTCACAAAAATGGATTTGGTTTTGTCATTCCTGATTCTCCCAAAGAAACGGACATATTTATCCCTCCTCATGCAACTATGGGAGCAATGCATGGAGACAGAGTAGTAGCGAGGGTAGAACAGAGAAAAAAAAGAGAAGGGAGAATAGTAAGAATTCTTGAAAGAGCTACAAGAAGAGTTGTTGGGATAGTTGAAAAATCAGGTCCTATTTTTTACATTCAACCCCGGAAAAAAAATATAAATCAGCAAATAGTTATTGCTTCAGGAGATATTAAAGTAAATCCAGGAAGTCTGGTACTTGCTGAAATAGTTACATATCAAGCAGTAAATAAACCTCTTGTTGCAAAGATATTGAAAGTTTTTGAAAAACCTAAAACTCCTAAAGAGGACATTGAAATATTAACATATGAATATGAATTACCCAAAAAATTCTCTAAGGAAGTTTCAAATTTTTCTGAAGAACTTTCTCTTAAAGGCATTTCCAAAAAACAGTTTAAAAATAGAGTTGACTTGAGAGAACTGCCAACTGTAACCATAGATGGAGAAAATGCAAAAGATTTTGACGATGCTGTATCAATTAAAAAAATACGAAATGGGTTCATTCTTTGGGTTCATATTGCAGATGTAAGTCACTATATAAAATGGAATTCTACAATAGATGGCGAAGCAAGACATAGAGGAACAAGTGTTTATCTTCCAGACAGAGTGATACCAATGCTTCCTCCTGAATTAAGTGAAAATCTTTGTAGTTTACTTCCAAAAATCCCAAGACTTACCTTTACAGTTGAAATGCATTTTAGTAATTCAGGAGAAAGAAAAGAATCTCTTTTTTATCCGAGTATCATTCAAACAGCTGAAAGAATGACCTATACTTCAGTAAAAAAAATATTAATAGATAAAGACAAAGAGGAAATTAAAAGATACAAACCACTTGTACCTTACTTTGAAAAAATGGCTGAACTCTGTGAAATTCTTAAAAACAAAAGAAAAAAAAGAGGTAGCCTTGACTTTGATTTACCTGAACCTGAAGTTTTACTTGATATAAAAGGAGATCCTCATGCAATCATCAAAGCTGAAAGAAATCTTGCTCATTTTATAATAGAAGAATTCATGATAGCAGCTAATGAAGCAGTAGCAGAGTTTTTATACTCAAATAACATCCCATCTCTTTATCGCGTCCATGAAGAACCGGAAACTAATAAAATTCAGTATATCACACGAATTGTAAAGAATCTCGGAATTTTGAAGCAAGATTTAAAACCATCTGATTTTCATGAATTTATTGAAATAATTAAAGGAACACCTTATGAAGAAATAGTAAACTATCTAATTTTAAGAAGTCTAAAACAGGCACGTTACAGTTCAGAAAATGTTGGACACTTTGGACTGGCTTCTGAATGTTATACTCATTTTACCTCTCCAATAAGAAGATATCCTGATCTTGTTGTTCACAGAATTTTAAAAGAGTTTTTACAAAAAGGAAAAATAACAAAGGAAAGACAAAAAGAGCTTAAAGAAATTTTGCCTCATATCGCAATACACAGTTCAAGAATGGAAAGAAGAGCTGATGAGGTTGAAAGGGACGCTATTCAGATAATGAGAGTTTGGTTTATGAAAGATAAAGTTGGTGAAGAATTTGAAGGTAGGGTTACAATGGTTACTCCTGAAGGCTTGCGAGTAAGACTTGAAGAATATTATATTGAAGGATTTCTACATCTTTCTCACATGATTGATGATTTTTATCAATTTGATGAGAAGAGATACTGTTTAATAGGACTAAAAAAGAAAAGAAAATTCACAATAGGAACCAAGCTTAATGTAAGAGTTTCAAAGGTTAGCCTTGAGGAAAGAGAGATAATTTTTGACCTTCTATAA
- a CDS encoding methyltransferase domain-containing protein has translation MKPLKYYFDRAVETYEKAGKIQKKVAEEVLKKIEKKHYSTIIEIGSGRGFLTIPLSETLSFEKFIHVDISFEFLKRLKTNSINKHFFINACAEAMPIKDSLADLLISSSTLHWIQNPEKNFIKLFDVLKKNGKFHFSIFTSGTLKELKEVSEITRFGSVYPLKEADFYLKIIQKTGFHFDYKIKTYREVYDSPTDLLLTHKLTGTNYTKNSKFSGKNSFKNFCDTYKRLFGNHEGIYATYEVLFIEGQKLSLFPQG, from the coding sequence ATGAAACCTCTTAAATATTACTTTGACAGAGCAGTAGAAACTTATGAGAAAGCAGGCAAAATACAAAAAAAAGTAGCTGAGGAAGTTTTAAAAAAAATTGAGAAAAAACATTATTCAACTATTATTGAAATTGGAAGCGGAAGAGGATTTTTAACTATTCCTCTCTCAGAGACTCTCTCATTTGAAAAATTTATACATGTTGATATATCTTTTGAATTCCTTAAAAGACTGAAAACAAATTCAATAAACAAACATTTTTTTATAAATGCCTGTGCTGAGGCTATGCCAATTAAAGATAGTTTGGCAGATTTATTGATAAGTTCATCAACACTTCACTGGATTCAAAATCCTGAAAAAAATTTTATCAAACTTTTTGATGTTCTTAAAAAAAATGGAAAATTTCATTTTTCAATTTTTACTTCAGGTACTTTGAAAGAACTTAAAGAAGTTTCAGAAATTACACGATTTGGTTCAGTATATCCTTTAAAAGAAGCAGATTTTTATTTGAAAATAATTCAAAAAACAGGATTTCATTTTGATTATAAAATAAAAACTTACAGAGAAGTTTATGATTCTCCTACAGATTTGCTTCTTACACATAAGCTCACGGGCACAAATTATACGAAAAATAGTAAATTTTCAGGAAAAAATTCATTTAAAAATTTTTGCGATACATATAAAAGACTTTTTGGTAATCATGAGGGAATTTATGCTACCTATGAAGTTTTATTTATAGAAGGTCAAAAATTATCTCTCTTTCCTCAAGGCTAA
- a CDS encoding AAA family ATPase → MQSLKEYKINFFNFVNQENAKLALLLNLIEPKSGGVLLAGKRGTGKSTLLRAFCDMLRQLKIPSVLLPMNSTEEAVLGGIDIEETIKTGKRVFQKGLLSRANRGFLIVEDINLFPQDILSIVFEVQAREENIIEREGITLREPAQFQIIATMNPEEADFSSHFLDRFGMCVIMDEVRDKDKKVEILKLNALDECHFTEQHQLFRKILKYKEFIKKVKVSDEIKEFIANLILNEAVSGHRGDIYLYYASKAFAAYREEETVTEEHVKAVAHLVLNHRRRAIEPEPEEKKHEQEHETDSSNNSENRQEQKDREQKTPLSQSQESHDGKSQSIPSSEKEEIFPIGEKFKVKRFIFKKDRIVRQTTGRRTKTKTKGRGGRYVRSLMQKRPDIAIDATLRAAAPFQKLRAMKDNVVIFDDDLRYKEKERRMSHNVIFVVDGSGSMGVEQRMKATKGAVLSLLIDCYKKRDKVAMIVFRKDKAEILLPLTSSVELALKRLREIPTGGKTPLSAGLMEAYKLMKITHFKYPENRLLILIITDGKPNVSLSDKPVLEELKSVCFMLKDFPLTDFIVIDTEKKDKFMKMDLAIEIAEWLQATYHSIDSLKSESLLNIVKTHKG, encoded by the coding sequence ATGCAATCCTTGAAAGAATATAAAATAAACTTTTTTAACTTCGTAAATCAGGAAAATGCCAAACTTGCTCTCTTACTTAATTTAATTGAGCCAAAATCTGGCGGTGTTTTACTGGCTGGAAAAAGAGGCACAGGAAAATCAACTCTTCTTAGAGCATTTTGCGATATGTTGAGACAGCTGAAAATTCCCTCTGTTCTACTTCCAATGAATTCTACTGAAGAGGCGGTTTTGGGTGGAATTGATATTGAAGAAACTATAAAAACTGGGAAAAGAGTTTTTCAGAAAGGACTTCTTTCAAGGGCAAACAGAGGTTTTCTTATCGTTGAAGATATTAATCTTTTTCCACAGGATATTCTCTCAATTGTTTTTGAAGTTCAGGCAAGAGAAGAAAATATCATTGAAAGAGAAGGAATTACTTTGAGAGAGCCTGCTCAGTTTCAGATTATTGCAACCATGAATCCTGAAGAGGCTGATTTTTCATCTCACTTTCTTGACAGATTCGGCATGTGCGTGATTATGGATGAAGTAAGGGATAAAGATAAAAAAGTCGAAATATTGAAGTTAAATGCTTTAGATGAATGCCATTTTACAGAGCAACATCAATTATTTAGAAAAATATTAAAATACAAAGAGTTTATAAAAAAAGTTAAAGTTTCAGATGAGATAAAAGAATTTATTGCAAATTTGATTTTAAATGAAGCTGTTTCTGGGCATAGAGGAGATATTTATCTTTACTATGCCTCTAAAGCCTTTGCTGCATACAGGGAAGAGGAGACTGTTACTGAGGAGCATGTTAAAGCAGTGGCACACCTTGTTTTAAATCATAGAAGAAGAGCTATTGAACCAGAGCCTGAAGAAAAGAAACACGAACAAGAACATGAAACCGACAGTTCAAATAATTCAGAAAACAGACAAGAGCAAAAAGACAGAGAACAAAAAACTCCTCTTTCCCAAAGCCAAGAATCCCATGATGGTAAATCTCAGAGTATTCCTTCTTCTGAAAAAGAGGAAATTTTCCCAATTGGTGAAAAATTTAAAGTAAAGAGATTTATTTTCAAGAAAGATAGAATAGTAAGGCAAACAACAGGAAGAAGAACAAAGACTAAAACAAAGGGTAGGGGAGGTAGATATGTAAGAAGTCTTATGCAAAAAAGACCAGATATTGCAATTGATGCAACTCTGAGAGCCGCAGCACCTTTTCAAAAACTCAGAGCAATGAAGGATAATGTAGTAATTTTTGATGATGACCTTAGATACAAAGAAAAAGAGAGAAGAATGAGCCATAATGTAATTTTTGTTGTTGATGGTTCAGGTTCTATGGGTGTAGAGCAGAGAATGAAGGCAACAAAAGGAGCAGTGCTTTCGTTGCTTATAGATTGCTATAAAAAGCGTGATAAAGTGGCTATGATTGTTTTCAGAAAAGATAAAGCTGAGATATTACTTCCGCTTACATCTTCAGTGGAACTCGCGTTAAAACGTCTGAGAGAGATTCCGACTGGAGGTAAAACTCCTCTTTCAGCTGGACTTATGGAGGCTTATAAATTAATGAAAATAACACATTTTAAGTATCCTGAAAATAGATTATTAATTTTGATTATTACAGATGGAAAACCAAATGTATCCTTGAGTGATAAACCTGTTTTGGAAGAACTTAAAAGTGTTTGTTTTATGTTAAAAGATTTTCCGTTAACAGATTTCATTGTTATTGATACAGAAAAAAAGGACAAATTTATGAAAATGGATTTAGCAATTGAGATTGCAGAATGGCTTCAAGCAACATATCATTCAATAGATTCACTCAAAAGTGAAAGTCTTTTAAACATTGTTAAAACTCATAAAGGTTAG
- a CDS encoding ATP-binding protein has protein sequence MIFPFTAIVDQEEMKLALILNVIDPSIGGVLIMGEKGTAKSTTVRALADLLPEIDAVKGCRFCCSPQGPFCSDCLDKIEKNQALENEKKKMRVVELPLGVTEDRVVGSLDIEHAIKRGEKRFEPGILADANRNFLYVDEVNLLEDHIVDLLLDSAAMGINTVEREGVSFVHPARFILVGTMNPEEGELRPQLLDRFGLCVQVNSIRDKALRVEILKRKAEFDDDHEGFHKKWQNAQAELAEKIINAKERLKDVTINEESVSAVVDITAELNLDGHRADIVMLKAARAFAAFSGRAEITQEDIKKIAPLALRHRLKRLPFEDISQEAEKLHAILERI, from the coding sequence ATGATTTTTCCCTTTACTGCTATTGTTGACCAGGAGGAGATGAAGCTTGCTCTTATTTTGAATGTTATTGACCCAAGTATTGGTGGTGTTTTAATAATGGGAGAGAAAGGCACAGCTAAATCAACAACAGTGCGTGCTTTGGCTGATTTACTTCCTGAAATTGATGCTGTTAAAGGATGTAGATTCTGTTGCTCACCTCAGGGACCTTTTTGTAGTGATTGTTTGGATAAGATTGAAAAAAATCAAGCCTTAGAGAATGAAAAGAAAAAAATGCGGGTTGTGGAGCTTCCTTTGGGTGTTACAGAAGACAGAGTTGTAGGCAGCCTTGATATTGAACATGCCATAAAAAGAGGTGAGAAACGCTTTGAGCCAGGAATTCTTGCTGATGCAAACAGAAATTTTCTCTATGTTGATGAGGTAAATTTGCTTGAAGACCATATTGTTGACCTTTTGCTTGACTCTGCTGCTATGGGAATTAATACAGTTGAAAGAGAAGGTGTTTCCTTTGTTCATCCTGCAAGATTTATTCTTGTAGGCACTATGAATCCTGAGGAAGGAGAGCTGAGACCTCAGCTTCTTGACAGATTTGGTCTCTGTGTTCAGGTTAATTCAATAAGGGATAAAGCACTAAGGGTTGAAATTTTAAAAAGAAAAGCAGAGTTTGATGATGACCACGAGGGATTCCATAAAAAGTGGCAGAATGCTCAGGCAGAGCTTGCAGAAAAGATAATCAATGCAAAAGAAAGACTTAAAGATGTAACTATCAATGAAGAATCAGTCTCAGCTGTTGTGGATATCACCGCGGAGCTAAACCTTGATGGTCACAGGGCAGACATAGTCATGCTTAAGGCTGCAAGAGCTTTTGCTGCATTCAGTGGAAGAGCTGAAATAACCCAGGAAGATATAAAAAAGATTGCTCCGCTTGCTCTGAGACACAGACTTAAAAGGCTTCCCTTTGAGGATATCTCGCAAGAGGCAGAGAAACTTCATGCAATCCTTGAAAGAATATAA
- a CDS encoding cobaltochelatase subunit CobN has translation MKILDRINWQDPKWKAIKEKILELNRKIEESKEIDSLLSGFYGSYIPPGPSGLITRGRDDVLPTGRNFYSLDPYRVPTRTAFEIGKRLAQKLIEKHLSEEGRYPENVAVYWQCTDIMWADGEGMGQIMYLLGVKPKWLSNGRVKGFEIIPLSELGRPRIDVTIRVSGITRDNFPMCIELIDEAVQQVAALDEPEELNFIRKHALEQMAQNGADMRAATLRIFCSMPGTYQAGTQLAVYASAWKEEKDLAEVFLYWNGYAYGKGIWGESKHKEFADILKSVDITYNKVVSDEYDLFGCCCYFGTHGGMTAAARHLSGKEVKTYYGDTRNPDNVEVRDLADEIRRVVRTKLLNPKWIEGMKRHGYKGAGDISKRIGRVYGWEATTQEVDDWIFDDIARTFMMNEENRKFFEEHNPWAMEEIARRLIEAMERELWTPAEDVKEALKAIYLEIEGWIEEKIGETKGSFQGGSIDIVTAEEVQFWRDKMKEVMK, from the coding sequence ATGAAAATTCTGGACAGAATAAACTGGCAGGACCCAAAATGGAAAGCAATAAAAGAAAAGATTCTTGAGCTTAACAGAAAGATTGAAGAATCAAAAGAAATTGATTCACTTCTTAGCGGTTTTTATGGTAGTTACATTCCCCCAGGTCCATCAGGACTTATAACAAGAGGAAGAGATGATGTTTTGCCTACAGGAAGGAATTTTTACAGTCTTGACCCCTATAGAGTTCCCACACGAACTGCCTTTGAGATAGGCAAAAGGCTTGCTCAGAAGCTGATTGAAAAGCATCTTTCTGAAGAGGGTAGATACCCTGAAAATGTGGCGGTATACTGGCAATGCACGGACATAATGTGGGCAGATGGAGAGGGAATGGGTCAGATTATGTATCTTCTTGGTGTAAAACCCAAATGGCTTTCAAATGGAAGGGTGAAGGGCTTTGAAATAATTCCACTTAGTGAACTTGGAAGACCCAGAATTGATGTTACAATAAGGGTTTCTGGTATTACAAGAGATAATTTTCCTATGTGTATTGAGCTTATTGATGAAGCAGTGCAGCAAGTTGCAGCCCTTGATGAGCCAGAAGAATTGAACTTTATTCGGAAACATGCCTTAGAGCAAATGGCTCAGAATGGTGCTGATATGCGGGCTGCCACATTGAGAATATTTTGCTCTATGCCTGGAACATATCAGGCTGGAACTCAGCTTGCAGTTTATGCTTCTGCTTGGAAGGAAGAAAAAGACCTTGCAGAGGTTTTTCTTTACTGGAACGGTTATGCTTACGGAAAAGGCATATGGGGCGAAAGCAAACATAAAGAATTTGCAGATATTCTTAAAAGTGTTGACATTACTTATAACAAAGTTGTCTCCGATGAATACGACCTTTTTGGATGTTGCTGCTATTTTGGCACACACGGAGGAATGACTGCTGCTGCAAGGCATTTAAGCGGTAAAGAGGTAAAAACCTATTACGGAGATACAAGAAATCCAGATAATGTAGAGGTAAGGGACCTTGCTGACGAAATAAGAAGAGTTGTAAGAACAAAGCTTTTAAATCCAAAATGGATTGAGGGGATGAAAAGACATGGATACAAAGGTGCTGGAGATATCTCAAAAAGAATCGGTAGAGTCTACGGATGGGAGGCAACAACACAGGAGGTTGATGACTGGATTTTTGATGACATAGCAAGAACATTCATGATGAATGAGGAAAACAGAAAATTCTTTGAAGAGCATAATCCATGGGCAATGGAGGAGATTGCCCGGAGACTTATTGAGGCAATGGAAAGAGAACTGTGGACCCCTGCAGAGGATGTAAAAGAGGCATTGAAAGCAATTTATCTTGAGATTGAAGGCTGGATTGAGGAGAAAATAGGTGAGACAAAGGGAAGTTTTCAAGGAGGAAGTATTGATATAGTAACAGCAGAGGAAGTTCAGTTCTGGAGAGACAAGATGAAGGAGGTAATGAAATGA